A single window of Mycosarcoma maydis chromosome 1, whole genome shotgun sequence DNA harbors:
- a CDS encoding putative transmembrane protein involved in ammonia production, with protein MSEIKQQENGYQGGAQPIRALTPGGHPQDTSQPAFPIYHRRFANPAPLGLFGFAATTFVLSMFNIKARGVTVPNVVVGLAIGYGGLAQFLAGMWEFAAGNTFGATAFSSYGAFWWSYAIIQIPWFGVVEGNYNPSGTPESQLANALGIYLAAWFIFTFIMLVASFRSSVGLVALFFFLDITFMLLFIAEFTGISAVQTAGGAFGIITAAIAWYVGAAGLLTPDTSYFTLPVVELSRRD; from the coding sequence ATGTccgagatcaagcagcaagagaaTGGCTACCAGGGCGGTGCTCAGCCCATACGTGCGCTCACGCCCGGTGGACACCCTCAGGACACGTCGCAGCCCGCTTTCCCGATCTACCACCGAAGATTTGCCAACCCGGCGCCTCTGGGCCTGTTTGGCTTTGCGGCTACCACGTTTGTGCTCTCGATGTTCAATATCAAGGCTCGTGGCGTCACGGTGCCCAATGTGGTGGTCGGATTGGCGATCGGCTACGGCGGACTCGCGCAGTTCCTCGCCGGTATGTGGGAGTTTGCTGCCGGTAACACATTCGGCGCTACCGCGTTCTCGTCGTACGGCGCATTCTGGTGGTCGTATGCCATCATTCAGATCCCCTGGTTTGGTGTGGTCGAGGGAAACTACAACCCTAGCGGAACGCCCGAGTCGCAACTCGCAAATGCGCTCGGCATCTACCTGGCTGCCTGGTTCATCTTTACGTTCATCATGCTTGTCGCCAGTTTCAGGTCGTCAGTTGGCTTGGTAGCACtgttcttcttcctcgacaTTACGTTTATGCTCCTGTTTATCGCCGAGTTCACTGGAATCTCGGCAGTTCAGACAGCTGGCGGCGCATTTGGTATCATcaccgctgccatcgcTTGGTACGTCGGTGCGGCCGGCCTGCTCACCCCCGACACGAGCTACTTTACGCTTCCCGTCGTCGAACTTTCGCGCAGAGACTAG
- a CDS encoding uncharacterized protein (related to TAD2 - tRNA-specific adenosine deaminase 2) — translation MAPSAVALAPSAVDPTSVDNEALKANAKAHAASDSDTNLCDAPVIDLYSGSAGSLSSTSTDDQLRLDIIAGLQSNQLVIPGKENDPEDNKFAYRKTLPTTILYDEQGLILYDKLTAAPEYYLYNAELQILKDHGSEIALRIFGHPTVTAEQQSAATTGHRNGSKRDRQEAPEDDALPPQRDTTSSPKERWGDNGVGKHNGGVNAEEGLDGDRAVGAGSLVELGAGSLKKTIHLLRALKLLPALASGGPSVHYYALDLDKAELERTLRDLRSQEATNDDQNAWTIHAGKVGINGLWATYDAGLEFIGKGGLRAASTAAGAQEEGQRCLLWLGSSIGNFDRKSAAEFLAKTARESMRAGDTMLISIDRRNKPADVALAYNDPAGLTRDFIINGLDHANRVLGGNAIDSTKFEYFDRYNAREGRHESYYRATEAQTIRVRGSCESIAIEKGELIHMEASYKFGERETLNLFDYAGLRVIQRWSDKTDRYDIWLVEKPCFHFSNSAADPTLAETTSERQASAKIDNGWGGSDLDEAAQRAPLLGLPNLDDWRTVWDAWNCVTLTMIPHDMLHEKPIDLRHICLFYLGHIPAFIDIHVSMHLEQPHTNNRFSAIFERGIDPHMDDVTQCNPHSQVPTKPEDWPTLREILDYQQVVQGRVQRIYEDVGRGDLVMNRRLARMLWMTLEHVNLHLETLLYMLLQSPSTRPPAGFMAPDWASLSKRWQAEYEKVGGSLALEQRFHFEASTVELGHDDDDSQDFDIVATRPTSDVRDLNMQLGQPEFGWDNEHPRRRVETKAFSISALPISNAQYRDFLSATNSTDAPSSWIKSGADGSFSVRTFYGAVDMTVAQHWPVQASGKQLQAYAAWKGGRLPSHAELRKLMDAPPEALVLDLSVPPFDRDMGKAEAETCDIDPSGKQAPPVRGSAVRYVPAEEQSEEDIKWMREALVMAQEALDANEVPVGGVFVRKGEVIARGRNRTNELMNATRHAELEAIDHILSVMPPSAPDFAVAPHSGPEGDNPFKDTTLYVTIEPCIMCGAALRQIGIGRVVFGAGNERFGGNGSVLGLHDDDAIVSSPGYESVGGYLRDEAIMMLRRFYVTENTNAPKPQNKSRRVLKTEIHPPGISMHGPGTSGLDSESAVNTPRRRGSQNPSQGQAAPSANVGFRNWHPVPAALPRYDSDGTLLPGHNGGVWEWTSTPFMAYEGFRPSALYPGYSSDFFDGKHSVVIGGSFATAPTIAGRRTVVNYYQTAYPYIFGGGRVAWDK, via the coding sequence ATGGCACCGtctgctgttgcgcttgctccGAGCGCTGTCGACCCGACTTCGGTCGACAACGAAGCTCTGAAAGCGAACGCCAAGGCGCATGCGGCCAGCGATTCGGATACCAATCTCTGCGATGCTCCTGTCATCGACCTCTATTCAGGAAGCGCCGGGagcctcagcagcacctcgacCGATGACCAATTACGACTTGACATCATCGCGGGTCTGCAGTCTAATCAACTCGTTATTCCGGGCAAAGAAAATGACCCTGAGGACAACAAATTTGCCTACCGCAAGACACTACCGACCACCATACTGTATGATGAACAGGGTCTCATCCTTTACGACAAGCTGACTGCAGCGCCCGAATACTACCTCTACAACGCCGAGCTGCAGATCCTCAAGGATCATGGCTCAGAAATTGCGCTCAGGATCTTCGGCCATCCTACCGTAacagcagagcagcagtcCGCGGCCACCACCGGCCACCGAAATGGCTCGAAACGTGACCGCCAAGAGGCACCAGAGGACGATGCTTTGCCTCCGCAACGAGACACCACCTCTTCTCCAAAGGAAAGGTGGGGAGACAATGGCGTCGGCAAACACAACGGAGGTGTCAATGCCGAAGAGGGCCTTGACGGCGACCGAGCCGTCGGCGCAGGATCTCTCGTCGAGCTAGgcgctggctcgctcaaAAAGACAATCCACCTCCTTCGCGCCCTCAAGCTTCTTCCGGCGCTGGCTTCTGGTGGACCAAGCGTCCACTACTATGCACTGGACCTCGACAAGGCTGAGTTGGAACGCACATTGCGCGACCTGCGGTCCCAAGAAGCTACCAATGATGATCAGAACGCATGGACCATCCACGCAGGCAAGGTCGGCATCAACGGCTTGTGGGCCACCTACGATGCCGGTCTCGAATTTATTGGCAAAGGCGGACTTCGcgctgcatcgacagctgcaggcgcccaagaagaaggccaGAGATGTCTCCTCTGGCTTGGCTCCAGCATTGGCAATTTCGATCGAAAGTCGGCCGCCGAGTTCCTTGCCAAGACAGCGCGCGAAAGCATGCGCGCAGGCGATACCatgctcatctcgatcgatcgGCGCAATAAGCCGGCCGATGTTGCACTAGCCTACAACGACCCCGCCGGTCTGACCCGCGACTTTATCATCAACGGTCTCGACCATGCCAACCGGGTCCTCGGTGGCAACGCAATTGACAGCACCAAGTTCGAGTACTTTGACCGCTACAATGCACGAGAGGGTCGCCACGAATCCTACTACCGCGCCACGGAAGCTCAAACAATCCGAGTCCGAGGCTCGTGCGAATCTATTGCTATCGAGAAGGGCGAGCTGATCCACATGGAAGCCAGTTACAAGTTCGGCGAGCgcgagacgctcaacctGTTCGATTATGCAGGCCTCCGCGTTATACAACGTTGGAGCGACAAAACTGACAGGTATGATATCTGGTTGGTCGAGAAGCCCTGCTTTCACTTTTCCAACTCAGCCGCGGACCCTACGCTGGCTGAGACGACAAGTGAGCGTCAGGCTTctgccaagatcgacaatGGCTGGGGAGGCAGTGACCTGgacgaagctgctcaaagGGCTCCCCTGCTTGGGCTGCCTAATCTCGACGATTGGAGAACCGTCTGGGACGCCTGGAATTGTGTCACTCTGACCATGATTCCTCACGATATGCTACACGAAAAGCCGATTGACTTGCGTCACATCTGCTTGTTCTACCTCGGTCACATTCCGGCATTCATCGATATCCATGTGTCCATGCACCTCGAGCAACCGCACACCAACAATCGCTTCTCGGCCATCTTCGAACGTGGCATCGACCCGCACATGGACGACGTCACCCAGTGCAATCCGCACAGCCAAGTGCCAACCAAGCCCGAAGACTGGCCCACGCTGAGAGAGATCCTCGACTACCAACAGGTGGTCCAAGGTCGGGTCCAGCGGATCTACGAGGATGTAGGCCGCGGCGACCTGGTCATGAACCGGCGACTTGCCAGAATGCTGTGGATGACACTCGAGCACGTCAACCTGCATCTCGAGACTTTGCTCTacatgctgctgcagtcCCCGAGCACCAGGCCTCCTGCCGGCTTCATGGCACCAGATTGGGCCTCGCTGTCCAAGCGATGGCAAGCCGAGTACGAGAAGGTGGGCGGCAGCCTGGCGCTGGAGCAACGCTTTCACTTTGAAGCTTCGACAGTGGAACTTGGCcatgatgacgacgatagTCAGGACTTTGACATTGTTGCAACCCGTCCAACGAGCGACGTTCGGGATCTCAACATGCAACTGGGACAGCCAGAGTTCGGTTGGGACAACGAGCATCCGCGACGTAGGGTCGAAACAAAAGCATTCTCAATTTCGGCGCTGCCTATTTCGAATGCACAGTACCGAGACTTCCTCTCAGCTACCAACAGTACGGATGCGCCTTCTTCATGGATCAAGAGTGGCGCTGACGGTAGTTTTTCGGTGCGCACCTTTTACGGTGCCGTGGACATGACCGTGGCGCAACACTGGCCTGTCCAAGCTTCTGGGAAACAGCTGCAAGCGTATGCTGCCTGGAAGGGAGGTCGGCTGCCGTCCCATGCCGAGCTCCGCAAACTTATGGATGCCCCGCCCGAGGCGCTGGTGCTAGATCTCAGTGTGCCACCTTTTGACCGAGACATGGGCAAGGCAGAAGCCGAAACTTGCGACATTGATCCTTCAGGCAAGCAGGCGCCGCCGGTGCGAGGTTCAGCTGTTCGATACGTGCCTGCCGAGGAGCAGTCGGAGGAAGATATCAAGTGGATGCGCGAGGCGCTGGTCATGGCGCAAGAGGCGCTTGATGCTAACGAGGTGCCAGTAGGCGGTGTATTCGTGCGCAAGGGTGAAGTGATTGCTCGTGGACGTAACCGCACCAACGAACTGATGAATGCGACCCGTCACGCAGAGTTGGAGGCCATCGACCACATCCTTTCGGTCATGCCACCCTCTGCGCCCGACTTTGCGGTGGCGCCACACTCGGGGCCTGAGGGAGACAATCCGTTCAAAGATACGACGCTCTACGTCACGATCGAGCCTTGCATCATGTGTGGAGCAGCGCTGCGGCAGATTGGGATAGGACGGGTTGTGTTTGGCGCCGGCAACGAGCGGTTCGGAGGCAATGGAAGCGTGCTGGGACTgcatgacgacgacgctaTTGTGAGCTCGCCAGGATACGAATCGGTGGGTGGGTATCTACGCGACGAAGCCATCATGATGCTGCGACGATTCTACGTCACTGAGAACACGAACGCGCCCAAGCCGCAAAACAAATCTCGACGAGTGCTCAAGACCGAGATCCACCCTCCAGGGATTTCGATGCACGGACCTGGCACGTCGGGCTTGGACAGCGAGTCGGCCGTGAATACGCCGAGGCGGCGAGGCTCGCAAAATCCCAGCCAGGGTCAGGCGGCGCCGTCTGCCAACGTCGGATTCCGCAACTGGCACCCGGTGCCGGCTGCTCTGCCCCGATACGACTCTGACGGTACGCTGCTACCTGGGCACAACGGCGGAGTGTGGGAGTGGACGAGCACGCCTTTTATGGCGTACGAAGGCTTTCGACCATCGGCGCTGTATCCCGGTTACAGCTCGGACTTTTTTGATGGCAAGCACAGCGTGGTGATTGGCGGAAGCTTTGCGACTGCTCCCACGATTGCGGGCCGACGCACTGTGGTCAACTACTATCAGACGGCGTATCCGTACATTTTCGGCGGAGGGCGCGTTGCCTGGGACAAGTAG
- a CDS encoding 60S ribosomal protein eL31 produces MADHKDKSQKGKKTRSALNDVVTREYTVNLHKRVHDVAFKKRAPRAIKEVVAFAQKAMGTKDVRLDPKLNQEVWKYGVKNFPRRLRVRLERKRNDDEGAKEKLYTYAVPVLGLGTAKGLQTTVIDQE; encoded by the coding sequence ATGGCGGACCACAAGGACAAGTCTCagaagggcaagaagaCCCGATCTGCCCTGAACGATGTTGTGACCCGCGAGTACACGGTCAACCTGCACAAGCGCGTCCACGACGTCGCCttcaagaagcgcgctcCCCGCGCCATCAAGGAGGTTGTCGCCTTCGCCCAGAAAGCCATGGGCACCAAGGACGTCCGTCTGGACCCCAAGCTCAACCAGGAGGTGTGGAAGTACGGTGTCAAGAACTTCCCTCGCCGACTGCGTGTGCGTCTCGAGCGCAAGCGTaacgacgacgagggtGCCAAGGAGAAGCTTTACACCTACGCCGTCCCCgttcttggtctcggcaCCGCCAAGGGTCTCCAGACCACCGTCATCGACCAGGAGTAA
- a CDS encoding uncharacterized protein (related to eIF3h -translation initiation factor 3 subunit H) has translation MSAAARIAPQSAAVAAPAPATTAASAIAKAPSADVQSELDRAALEALELDSDVITSVRLDGLALTKIVKHCRDAHPASASGALLGMDLGGTLEISNVFALPNPGRSNSERDEEEDRSSRNATRYTSDMVRLLRDVNADANPVGLYQGCFLGAFLNSSVIDGLAAITGLVERDGAGSRGKGVLIVHDLAQSAQGNTSVKAYRLSPSFVDAHKKGKFHTQSLIDHKLTFSNILIEIPVSLRNTALLDAFLSSISTPSAPGPSIVQPSTSDLLRNPPSAALAPSYTSLNLALEPVLASSLESTLEIMDEHAAEAGNVGFQARQLAREKAKADAYLARKKAENAAREAQGLAPLPIEDVNRLFKIPAEPSRLEATLLLGQIDSSARRLAETAALGVIQLNAAKTGAV, from the coding sequence AtgtctgctgcagctcgcaTCGCACCACAATCGGCTGCCGTCGCCGCCCCAGCACCCGCGAccaccgctgcttccgccatcgccaaggcACCCAGCGCCGATGTCCAGTCCGAACTTGACCGCGCCGCCCTCGAAGccctcgagctcgactcggatgTGATCACCTCTGTACGCCTCGACGGTCTCGCCCTCACCAAGATCGTCAAGCACTGCCGCGATGCACACCCCGCATCGGCATCTGGTGCCCTCCTCGGTATGGACCTTGGCGGAACGCTAGAGATTTCCAACGTCTTCGCCCTTCCCAACCCTGGACGAAGTAAcagcgagcgcgacgaggaagaggaccGCAGCAGTAGAAATGCAACCAGGTACACCTCAGACATGGTCCGATTGTTGCGGGATGTcaacgccgacgccaaTCCCGTCGGCCTTTACCAAGGATGCTTCCTAGGTGCTTTCCTCAACTCATCTGTCATCGACGGTCTTGCTGCTATCACtggccttgtcgagcgcgaTGGTGCCGGTAGCCGTGGCAAAGGCGTCCTCATTGTGCACGACCTTGCGCAGTCTGCGCAGGGCAACACCTCGGTCAAGGCCTACCGACTCTCTCCTTCGTTCGTCGACGCTCACAAGAAAGGCAAGTTCCATACACAGAGCCTCATCGACCACAAGCTCACCTTTTCCAACATCCTCATCGAGATTCCTGTCTCACTGCGAAACACCGCACTCCTTGATGCTTTCctgagcagcatctcgacgccgagCGCACCCGGCCCTTCGATCGTGCAGCCCAGCACCTCGGACCTGCTCCGAAACCCACCTAGCGCCGCGCTCGCTCCATCGTACACCTCGCTCAATCTTGCATTGGAACCTGTGCTTGCGTCATCGCTCGAATCCACGCTCGAGATCATGGACGAACACGCCGCCGAGGCTGGCAATGTCGGTTTCCAGGCCCGCCAGCTCGCACGAGAGAAGGCCAAGGCCGACGCCTACCTTGCACGCAAGAAGGCCGAGAACGCAGCACGCGAGGCTCAGGGTCTCGCTCCGCTTCCTATCGAAGATGTCAACCGCTTGTTCAAGATCCCTGCCGAGCCCTCGCGCCTTGAAGCTAccttgctgcttggtcaGATTGACAGCTCAGCGAGACGTCTTGCCGAGACTGCTGCTCTCGGTGTCATCCAGCTCAACGCCGCCAAGACTGGTGCTGTGTAA
- a CDS encoding carbonate dehydratase NCE103 (related to carbonic anhydrase) has protein sequence MYTAFPCSSLFSVARRHCNPFNVVSSRSFATTTRVDCSTHLASSFPATTRQSHSASSSTCTSSSKMQPVAQLVSKNKAWSADFLAKKPELAAHLAQRQTPKMLWFGCADSRVPETTICDAEPGDFFVSRNIANQFRLDDTAANALLTFAVQSVGIEHVCVVGHSSCGGVLAAIGGATTPPSEKDIESSALLQHLIPLFKLAKEVCEANPGLSNDELAFKVVSASVKQQIDNIISTSIIQDNWNGVTSPLSGKVMNKVQVHGLFYDIGKQELIDLDLSRSAP, from the coding sequence ATGTACACAGCTTTCCCCTGCTCGTCACTCTTCAGCGTGGCTCGTCGTCACTGCAATCCTTTCAACGTTGTATCAAGCAGATCCTTCGCTACCACAACCCGTGTTGATTGCAGCACCCACTTGGCCTCTTCGTTTCCTGCTACCACTCGTCAATCTCACTcagcctcgtcctcgacgTGCACTTCATCGTCTAAAATGCAGCCAGTTGCTCAACTCGTCTCCAAGAACAAGGCGTGGAGCGCCGACTTCCTCGCCAAGAAGCccgagcttgctgctcacCTTGCGCAACGGCAGACGCCCAAGATGCTGTGGTTTGGTTGCGCCGATTCGCGTGTACCCGAGACGACGATATGCGATGCTGAACCCGGTGACTTTTTCGTTTCGCGCAACATCGCCAACCAGTTCCGTCTCGACGACACGGCCGCAAATGCACTTCTCACTTTTGCGGTGCAGTCCGTGGGCATCGAGCACGTCTGCGTCGTCGGTCACTCTTCGTGCGGTGGTGTACTGGCTGCTATCGGCGGCGCTACTACTCCTCCCAGCGAGAAGGATATCGAATCGAGCGCTCTGCTCCAGCACCTCATTCCCCtcttcaagctcgccaaagaGGTGTGTGAAGCCAACCCGGGATTGTCCAACGACGAACTGGCTTTCAAGGTCGTCAGCGCATCCGTCAAGCAACAAATTGACAATATCATTTCAACCAGCATCATTCAGGACAACTGGAACGGCGTCACTTCGCCTCTTTCCGGTAAGGTGATGAACAAGGTGCAGGTGCACGGCCTTTTCTACGATATCGGCAAGCAGGAGCTTATCGACCTTGATCTGTCTCGATCGGCCCCGTAA
- a CDS encoding uncharacterized protein (related to Cytochrome P450 4F8) yields MSTTLSNKLVRWASSHPFVAAFLALVLVSTLYLAWKRASAKPSVWLNLPGPERTSFLTGYSRDPKKKLGVKNPTAPDREPIIGDDGVDITETPGVAIARLYDEYQCDHLVFPRPIGGELLITRDAATMNHILNDSYNYTRSTAGTKATKIIIGNGVVAVFGDEHKKQRKMLAPAFSVDSLRGLMPIFTQATAQMMDRFGKDTSLEKRWGRDVKDSVKWFGRVTLDIIGRAGFDYDFGAVEQGPNGLAVRSTFHDAMTSTMNVSPIDAVVGAFMFFVVPSLLYILPLTENVRKLREMRSELIKCSHKIVAAKAKQIRKELEAGVDAKETFAGKKDILHLLMRANMSPEIRPQDRLTDETLAGQIVTFIFAGHETSGNTMSWCTFFLALDVEYQQKLRQHIQKALKEMGKDGDAITELTWADVNSEEMRPLDLCIQETLRLRPPITTTFRYSTKDDQLPVTTPFKTKDGRTLSTIPITAGQEIAISVTGNNMDPKYFGADPHRFRPDRWNNLPDLHAKSKLPSPYGSFVFNGGPKVCIGSKFAMTEMKVILVNVLAKYRIEPVEGLKYKSVEAVVQRPAVIGFEKEGSQLPLRFVHDPL; encoded by the coding sequence ATGTCGACCACGCTGTCGAACAAACTCGTTCGCTGGGCCAGTTCGCATCCGTTTGTGGCCGCCTTCTTAgcgcttgttcttgtcTCCACGCTGTATCTAGCTTGGAAACGTGCTTCAGCAAAGCCATCTGTATGGCTCAACCTGCCGGGTCCCGAGCGAACGTCTTTCCTGACCGGTTATTCGCGCGATcccaagaagaagctcggaGTCAAGAATCCAACAGCGCCCGATCGCGAGCCAATCATTGGCGATGACGGTGTCGACATCACCGAAACACCAGGCGTTGCGATCGCGCGTCTCTACGACGAATACCAATGCGATCATCTGGTCTTCCCACGTCCCATCGGTGGCGAGTTGCTCATCACTCGAGATGCAGCTACGATGAACCATATTCTCAACGATAGCTACAACTACACTCGAAGCACCGCGGGCACCAAAGCAACCAAGATCATCATTGGCAACGGTGTCGTCGCCGTCTTTGGCGACGAGCACAAGAAACAGCGCAAGATGCTAGCGCCCGCATTCAGCGTCGATTCGCTTCGAGGGCTCATGCCCATCTTCACACAAGCGACGGCTCAAATGATGGACCGTTTCGGCAAAGATACTTCGCTCGAGAAGAGGTGGGGACGCGACGTTAAGGATTCCGTAAAGTGGTTTGGACGGGTCACGCTCGACATCATTGGGCGTGCTGGATTCGACTACGACTTTGGAGCTGTAGAACAGGGTCCCAACGGACTAGCGGTACGATCGACTTTCCATGACGCCATGACATCCACCATGAACGTTTCCCCGATCGACGCCGTCGTGGGCGCGTTCATGTTCTTCGTCGTACCCTCGTTGCTCTACATCCTACCTTTGACGGAAAACGTTCGAAAGTTGCGCGAGATGCGAAGCGAATTAATCAAGTGTTCGCACAAGATCGTAgctgccaaggccaagcagaTCCGGAAGGAGCTGGAAGCAGGTGTAGATGCCAAAGAGACTTTTGCGGGTAAGAAGGATATCTTGCATCTGCTCATGCGCGCCAACATGTCACCGGAGATTCGACCTCAAGATCGTTTGACAGATGAAACGCTGGCGGGGCAGATTGTGACATTTATCTTTGCAGGTCACGAGACGAGTGGCAATACGATGAGTTGGTGCACGTTTTTCCTCGCACTGGACGTCGAGTACCAGCAAAAATTGCGACAACACATTCAAAAGGCGTTGAAGGAGATGGgcaaggatggcgatgcgATCACCGAGCTCACCTGGGCCGATGTAAACAGCGAAGAGATGCGTCCATTGGATCTTTGCATTCAAGAAACGCTTCGTTTACGCCCTcccatcaccaccacatTCCGTTACTCCACCAAGGACGACCAGCTCCCTGTCACTACACCTTTCAAGACCAAAGACGGCAGAACGCTCTCTACCATCCCTATCACCGCTGGCCAGGAAATCGCCATCTCGGTAACAGGCAACAACATGGATCCCAAATATTTTGGTGCCGATCCACATCGTTTCCGCCCAGATCGATGGAACAACTTGCCCGACTTGCATGCCAAATCCAAATTACCATCGCCGTACGGTTCCTTTGTCTTCAACGGCGGACCCAAAGTTTGCATCGGCAGCAAGTTTGCTATGACCGAGATGAAGGTCATTTTGGTCAACGTGCTGGCAAAGTACAGGATCGAACCAGTAGAAGGCTTGAAGTACAAGAGCGTAGAAGCGGTGGTTCAGAGACCAGCGGTGATTGGTTTTGAGAAGGAAGGAAGCCAGTTGCCTCTTCGCTTCGTCCATGATCCGCTTTAG